The following proteins are encoded in a genomic region of Mycobacterium sp. 155:
- a CDS encoding enolase C-terminal domain-like protein, with the protein MKITSVTARQLLDCKARPLVEVEVTTDTGHTGRGAAPTGSSVGAHEACVLRDNDPAEFNGLSVHRAVSAVTECIAPAIVGATLDLRTLDQRMIDLDGTPDKHRLGGNAIYSTSIALLRAASAAAGTSTYNFVADMLGLDPVSTVPVPSFNMINGGRYGDLVQPFNEFIVMPYRATSIQDAIEKSIRVFTVLEDVLTERLGHKPQVASSYGYAAPSADPRVVLEILTEAVGRAGCSDVMAFALDCASSEMYDKKRHTYELNGHRVGSEELIEFTRELSEDFPLVFVEDLLDEDDWDGYPKAVTAIKRSVILGDDLIVTNRDRLERAVELRAVDGFILKPNQVGTISEALDCYRYARDHDLYAIPSGRSGGVIDDVVMDLSVGLGVPFQKNGAPRSGERIEKLNFLLRVADQVPNCALADVPSLVRF; encoded by the coding sequence ATGAAAATCACCTCTGTCACCGCACGCCAACTCCTCGATTGCAAAGCACGTCCACTGGTCGAGGTCGAAGTCACCACGGACACTGGCCATACCGGCCGGGGTGCGGCGCCGACCGGCAGTTCCGTTGGCGCCCATGAAGCCTGTGTACTTCGTGACAACGATCCCGCCGAATTCAACGGTCTGAGTGTGCATCGCGCCGTCAGCGCCGTCACCGAATGCATCGCGCCTGCGATCGTCGGCGCCACACTCGATCTGCGCACCCTGGATCAGCGCATGATCGATCTCGACGGCACACCCGACAAGCACCGCCTTGGTGGCAACGCCATCTATTCAACGTCGATCGCGCTGCTGCGGGCCGCATCCGCGGCCGCGGGCACATCCACATACAACTTCGTCGCCGACATGCTCGGCCTGGATCCCGTATCGACGGTCCCTGTGCCGAGCTTCAACATGATCAACGGCGGCCGCTACGGCGACCTCGTCCAGCCCTTCAACGAATTCATCGTCATGCCCTACCGAGCCACGTCCATCCAGGACGCCATCGAGAAGAGCATCCGGGTGTTCACTGTGCTCGAAGATGTCCTCACCGAGCGTCTCGGCCACAAGCCCCAGGTGGCCTCCTCCTATGGCTATGCCGCACCATCGGCCGACCCGCGGGTTGTGCTCGAGATCCTCACCGAGGCGGTCGGACGTGCCGGTTGCTCCGATGTCATGGCCTTCGCACTGGACTGCGCCTCGAGCGAAATGTATGACAAGAAGCGCCACACCTATGAGCTCAACGGACACCGGGTCGGTTCTGAAGAGCTGATCGAATTCACCCGCGAGCTGTCCGAGGACTTTCCTCTCGTCTTTGTCGAAGATCTCCTCGACGAAGACGACTGGGACGGATATCCCAAGGCCGTCACCGCGATCAAGCGCTCCGTCATCCTCGGCGATGACCTCATCGTGACCAACCGGGACCGGCTCGAAAGGGCCGTGGAACTGCGTGCCGTCGACGGCTTCATCCTCAAACCCAATCAGGTGGGCACGATCTCCGAGGCGTTGGATTGCTACCGCTATGCCCGTGATCACGACCTGTACGCGATCCCGTCGGGCCGTTCCGGCGGCGTCATCGACGATGTCGTGATGGACCTCTCGGTGGGACTGGGTGTCCCCTTTCAGAAGAACGGGGCACCCCGCTCGGGTGAGCGAATCGAAAAGCTCAATTTCCTGCTCCGCGTGGCAGATCAGGTACCCAACTGCGCCCTCGCAGACGTTCCGTCCCTTGTCAGATTCTAG
- a CDS encoding glycerate kinase encodes MSKFRNRDSLLSVGDKESRSIVLTIADRVLARLDAYHRIKGITRLDGDILTIGTRTWDLSTKRNVYLVGAGKACNHMAMAIDEILGDRLTRGIAIVKVPEESDRFNRTDVHVGGHPVPNEAGYRASVEILELADSAGPDDLFIAVVSGGSSALMSCPIDGITLQDEMDATDVLLKSGAGIYEINAIRRHISQTNGGMLAKRIAASGAELIGLGISDAVGNPPTGDIGQPFAQYASTPIGPDRTTLADARKVIENYNLADRLPRSVVDYLSTVGDDGETPKSFPHNTYFLLNTLPDSCTYAKEAAEQMGLPAMIVTSFLEGESRDAGTLFGSIAREVQARGNPIAPPCVLIAAGETTTEILDNATITGHGGPGHELTASFAITAAKTQGAAMISIDSEGTDGTTAAAGGLCDSTTLGRAADAGINLHAALRGHATHEALAAIGDAVVTGNTGTNLCDLNILYIPAPSA; translated from the coding sequence ATGAGCAAATTCAGGAATCGCGACAGCCTGCTGAGCGTGGGCGACAAGGAATCCCGCAGCATCGTTCTCACCATCGCTGATCGAGTGTTGGCGCGGCTCGACGCCTACCACCGGATCAAGGGCATCACCCGTCTCGACGGCGACATCCTGACGATCGGTACGCGTACCTGGGATCTGTCCACCAAGCGCAATGTCTACCTGGTCGGCGCCGGCAAGGCATGCAACCACATGGCCATGGCCATCGACGAAATTCTGGGCGACCGGCTGACTCGGGGCATCGCAATCGTCAAAGTCCCCGAGGAGTCAGATCGCTTCAACCGGACCGACGTACACGTCGGTGGCCACCCGGTACCCAATGAAGCAGGTTATCGCGCATCCGTGGAAATCTTGGAGCTCGCCGACTCGGCCGGCCCCGACGATCTCTTCATCGCAGTCGTGTCAGGTGGGTCCTCAGCGCTGATGAGCTGTCCGATCGACGGCATCACTCTCCAGGACGAGATGGACGCCACCGACGTCCTGCTCAAGAGCGGCGCCGGAATCTATGAGATCAACGCGATCCGACGCCACATCTCCCAGACCAACGGCGGAATGCTGGCCAAACGCATCGCCGCCTCAGGCGCGGAACTGATCGGGTTGGGAATCTCCGACGCGGTGGGCAATCCCCCTACCGGCGACATCGGTCAGCCGTTCGCTCAATACGCGTCGACACCCATCGGCCCCGACCGGACGACCTTGGCAGATGCTCGCAAAGTCATCGAGAACTACAACCTCGCTGACCGATTACCCCGCTCGGTCGTCGACTACCTGTCCACGGTCGGCGACGACGGAGAAACCCCGAAGTCGTTCCCGCACAACACCTATTTCCTACTCAACACCCTGCCCGATTCGTGCACCTACGCCAAAGAAGCAGCCGAACAGATGGGCTTGCCCGCGATGATCGTCACATCCTTTCTGGAAGGCGAAAGCCGTGATGCCGGGACATTATTCGGCTCGATCGCCAGGGAAGTGCAGGCCCGCGGCAATCCGATCGCGCCGCCGTGTGTTCTGATCGCCGCCGGCGAAACCACCACGGAGATCCTCGACAACGCCACCATCACCGGCCACGGCGGTCCGGGCCATGAACTGACCGCCAGCTTCGCCATCACCGCCGCCAAAACACAAGGCGCGGCGATGATCTCCATCGACTCCGAAGGCACCGACGGCACCACCGCGGCCGCAGGTGGGCTGTGCGACTCGACCACCCTCGGTCGTGCCGCCGACGCCGGAATCAACCTCCACGCCGCGCTTCGCGGCCACGCGACACACGAAGCACTGGCCGCCATCGGCGACGCCGTTGTCACCGGCAACACCGGCACCAACCTGTGCGACTTGAACATTCTCTACATTCCCGCGCCCTCGGCGTGA
- a CDS encoding MFS transporter, which translates to MSNSRVRAPGSEESWRGPVGDSTHRKVTRRLLPILIVFYILAYIGRSNLGYAALTMNTDLKISDAAFGLVAGIFFVAYFIFEVPSNILLDRFGARKWIARILVTWGIVIVLTGFVHNVEQLYIARFLLGAAEAGFFPGVILYLSRWYLGRDAAKAVSVFMLAIPISYMIGAPISGWIIDHVYWLDMPSWRWIFILEGIPSIIGGIVCFFILPDHARDVHWLNASEKKWLQTSLDAEASLKPAKSDRYLSRDTLLNPKIWALIVVYFAIEMGEYGLGFWTPLIIERIGKHFTATSVGLLTAATYVLGAVAMVLWGRSSDRRRERRWHTIIPTLLCALALVTIGFVADSLVAVVFLAVIIATVYALFGPFWSLQTYFLTGATAVVGIAMINSCGNLAGFVSPYLIGLMSDWTGNQYAGFYVIAALMVIAAGVLAKSVHNDRLRKQEDLAQAETARLTAMLGTAEGVQS; encoded by the coding sequence ATGAGCAACTCACGCGTGCGCGCGCCCGGTTCTGAGGAGAGCTGGCGCGGGCCCGTCGGTGACAGCACCCATCGGAAGGTGACTCGCCGCCTGCTACCCATCCTGATCGTCTTCTACATCCTGGCCTATATCGGCCGGTCCAACCTCGGCTACGCCGCGTTGACGATGAATACCGACCTCAAGATCTCCGATGCCGCGTTCGGCCTCGTCGCCGGCATATTCTTCGTGGCCTACTTCATCTTTGAGGTGCCGTCGAACATCCTGCTCGACCGGTTCGGTGCCCGCAAATGGATCGCTCGCATCCTGGTCACGTGGGGCATCGTCATCGTGCTGACGGGCTTCGTCCACAATGTCGAACAGCTCTACATCGCCCGATTCCTTCTCGGTGCCGCCGAAGCCGGTTTCTTCCCCGGCGTGATCTTGTACCTCTCGCGCTGGTATTTGGGCCGCGACGCCGCCAAAGCGGTATCGGTTTTCATGCTGGCCATTCCGATCTCGTACATGATCGGCGCTCCCATCTCGGGCTGGATCATCGACCACGTGTACTGGCTCGACATGCCGAGCTGGCGCTGGATCTTCATCCTCGAAGGCATCCCGTCCATCATCGGTGGAATCGTCTGCTTCTTCATCCTGCCCGACCATGCGCGGGATGTGCACTGGCTCAATGCTTCCGAGAAGAAATGGCTGCAGACGTCGCTGGACGCCGAAGCCTCGCTCAAGCCCGCCAAGAGCGACCGCTACCTGTCGCGTGACACCCTGCTCAATCCGAAGATCTGGGCTCTCATCGTGGTCTATTTCGCCATCGAGATGGGCGAATACGGATTGGGGTTCTGGACTCCGCTGATCATCGAGCGCATCGGCAAGCACTTCACCGCCACCAGCGTGGGCCTGCTGACCGCGGCCACCTATGTACTCGGGGCAGTTGCCATGGTGCTGTGGGGTCGTAGTTCGGATCGCCGCCGCGAACGTCGCTGGCACACGATCATCCCCACACTGCTGTGTGCGCTCGCCCTTGTCACCATCGGCTTCGTCGCGGACTCTCTTGTCGCCGTCGTCTTTCTGGCCGTGATCATCGCCACTGTCTATGCACTCTTCGGTCCGTTCTGGTCGCTGCAGACCTACTTCCTGACCGGTGCCACGGCAGTGGTCGGTATCGCGATGATCAACTCGTGCGGTAATCTCGCCGGCTTCGTCAGCCCGTATCTCATTGGCCTGATGAGCGATTGGACCGGCAACCAATACGCCGGCTTCTACGTCATCGCGGCGCTCATGGTTATCGCCGCCGGCGTGCTGGCCAAGTCGGTGCACAACGACCGACTGCGCAAGCAAGAAGACTTGGCACAAGCCGAAACCGCTCGCCTCACCGCCATGCTCGGGACTGCCGAGGGAGTCCAGTCATGA
- a CDS encoding tyramine oxidase subunit B, whose product MGKRTDFLFLSEPDCIDAGALDAARCVDVCQEVFELLSAGDYLMGGPNHNSHGMGIVFPESSPFPNMPVAGPDRRFVAMPGYLGGRFDVCGNKWYGSNHSNPAKGLPRSVLTLMLNDKDTGEPLCLMSANLISSARTGAVPAVATRQLARKTSRTVAVLGCGPINQACLRAIATQLPNLQKVVCFDIVAAAAQRLAAWAHRELGVEAVVETDLRTVLQGADVVTVAASRVKPLEVQDSWFAEGATILVSGPMSADESFWTNTRIILDHVPLHEAYVEEAVASPDKLAAYNGVIGGPIYRLIDDGKLPALQDFTDLGSVIRGDAPQRTSDDERIAFIACGMSVFDLGWGHDVYRTAQSKGLGTSLQLWDTPYVD is encoded by the coding sequence ATGGGTAAACGCACCGATTTTTTGTTCCTGTCCGAGCCGGACTGTATCGACGCCGGCGCATTGGATGCCGCCCGCTGCGTGGATGTCTGCCAAGAGGTCTTTGAGCTGTTGTCAGCCGGGGATTACCTCATGGGCGGGCCCAACCACAACAGCCACGGGATGGGCATCGTCTTCCCGGAGTCCAGCCCGTTCCCCAATATGCCGGTCGCCGGCCCAGACCGGCGTTTCGTTGCGATGCCCGGCTATCTGGGCGGCCGGTTCGATGTCTGCGGCAACAAGTGGTACGGCTCCAACCATTCCAACCCCGCCAAGGGCCTGCCCCGCTCGGTGCTGACGCTCATGCTCAACGACAAGGACACCGGCGAGCCCCTGTGCCTGATGTCGGCCAACTTGATCAGCTCCGCGCGGACCGGCGCAGTGCCGGCCGTGGCCACCCGGCAACTGGCCCGCAAGACATCCCGAACCGTCGCCGTACTGGGGTGCGGCCCCATCAACCAAGCGTGCCTGCGAGCCATCGCCACTCAGCTGCCCAACTTGCAGAAGGTGGTGTGCTTCGACATCGTCGCGGCCGCCGCCCAACGACTCGCCGCGTGGGCTCATCGTGAGCTCGGCGTGGAAGCGGTCGTCGAGACGGATCTGAGAACAGTGCTGCAGGGCGCTGATGTCGTCACCGTGGCCGCTTCGCGGGTCAAACCACTTGAGGTGCAAGACTCCTGGTTCGCCGAGGGCGCGACGATCCTCGTGTCTGGCCCGATGAGCGCCGATGAATCCTTCTGGACCAACACCCGCATCATTCTCGACCACGTGCCCTTGCATGAGGCCTACGTCGAGGAAGCCGTGGCCTCCCCAGACAAGCTCGCCGCGTACAACGGGGTGATCGGCGGACCGATTTACCGCTTGATAGACGACGGGAAACTTCCTGCACTGCAGGACTTCACGGATCTGGGCTCGGTGATTCGAGGCGATGCGCCTCAGCGCACGAGCGACGACGAACGAATCGCCTTCATCGCCTGCGGCATGTCGGTCTTCGACCTCGGATGGGGCCACGACGTCTACCGCACCGCGCAGTCCAAGGGTCTGGGCACTTCGCTGCAGCTCTGGGACACACCGTACGTGGACTGA
- a CDS encoding LysR family transcriptional regulator — MLNLHRMRLLVELHRRGTIAEVARALSYSPSSVSQQLGQLESEAGVQLLEPVGRNVQLTSAAEILVRHAIDILERVDRAEAALAATRSDIVGDIRVATFQTAAIALIPEVLDIVAQRHPALTLYLSEIEPDFGTAALLAREFDLVLGEQYPGHERPPAAGIERRPLFHDPLRLYISADLCPNASRHLADFADVPWVLEPKDKPARVWAETTCRAAGFEPLVRFESADLLVHSQLAETGHAAALLPDLVWDARPATAQFVTLPGNPKRQVYTAVRAGAENQPVLVELRRVLETVVQRRRDTTT; from the coding sequence ATGCTCAACCTTCATCGCATGCGATTGCTCGTCGAACTTCACCGTCGGGGCACCATCGCTGAGGTCGCCCGCGCGTTGTCCTATAGCCCGTCGAGCGTGAGCCAGCAGTTGGGGCAGTTGGAGTCCGAAGCCGGTGTGCAGCTGCTCGAACCGGTGGGTCGAAACGTGCAGCTGACCTCGGCCGCGGAAATCCTCGTGCGGCACGCGATCGACATCCTCGAACGGGTCGATCGAGCCGAAGCAGCCTTGGCTGCAACACGATCCGACATCGTCGGAGACATCAGAGTGGCGACATTCCAGACGGCCGCCATCGCGCTCATCCCAGAGGTTCTCGACATCGTGGCGCAACGCCACCCCGCATTGACGCTCTACCTCAGCGAGATTGAGCCCGACTTCGGAACGGCTGCCTTGCTCGCCCGGGAATTCGATCTCGTCCTCGGTGAGCAATACCCTGGCCACGAACGACCACCTGCGGCGGGAATCGAGCGGCGGCCGCTGTTCCACGACCCGCTGCGGCTCTATATCTCAGCTGACTTGTGCCCGAACGCCAGTAGACATCTTGCCGACTTCGCCGATGTCCCGTGGGTGCTGGAACCCAAAGACAAACCGGCCCGCGTGTGGGCGGAAACAACCTGCCGCGCAGCCGGATTCGAACCACTCGTTCGATTCGAGTCGGCCGATCTGCTCGTCCATTCCCAGCTTGCAGAAACCGGTCACGCCGCGGCGCTGCTCCCAGACCTCGTCTGGGATGCGCGCCCTGCTACGGCGCAGTTCGTCACGCTCCCTGGAAATCCCAAGCGCCAGGTCTACACCGCGGTGCGTGCCGGCGCCGAGAACCAACCCGTCCTCGTTGAGCTCCGTCGTGTGCTCGAGACCGTGGTCCAGCGGCGGCGTGACACCACGACCTGA
- a CDS encoding siderophore-interacting protein, whose product MAGRPVHTFAVVRREQVTPHMVRVVLGDAGSGTGFDTFSPNEFTDAYVKIVVVPDSVDVAALPRPLTLDSFADLPVKLRPVVRTYTVRHVDPRRREIAIDFVVHGDQGVAAPWAAAVVPGQPAYLMGPAGAYTPDPDADWHLLAGDEAALPAISVALESLPDNAVGKAFIEVAGPDDEVALPAPAGVEVSWIHRGGRADLVGDDRAGDNAPLVAAVKAAQWLPGQVQVFIHGEAQTVMHNLRPYIRKERGVAAKWAASISGYWRRGRTEETFRQWKAELAKAESVTAG is encoded by the coding sequence ATGGCGGGACGTCCGGTCCACACGTTTGCGGTGGTACGTCGCGAGCAGGTGACGCCGCACATGGTCAGGGTGGTGCTCGGTGACGCCGGTTCGGGCACCGGGTTCGACACCTTCTCGCCGAACGAATTCACCGATGCCTACGTCAAAATCGTCGTCGTCCCTGACAGTGTGGATGTCGCCGCCTTGCCTCGGCCGCTGACCCTCGACAGTTTCGCCGATCTGCCCGTAAAACTGCGGCCAGTTGTCCGGACCTACACCGTTCGGCACGTCGATCCCCGGCGTCGCGAGATCGCCATCGACTTTGTCGTGCACGGAGATCAGGGCGTCGCCGCCCCATGGGCGGCCGCGGTCGTCCCGGGCCAACCCGCCTACCTGATGGGCCCGGCTGGTGCCTACACACCGGATCCGGACGCGGATTGGCACCTGCTGGCCGGCGACGAAGCCGCGCTCCCGGCGATCAGTGTGGCCTTGGAATCCCTCCCCGACAACGCGGTCGGTAAGGCTTTCATCGAGGTCGCGGGCCCCGATGACGAGGTGGCTCTGCCCGCACCTGCTGGCGTCGAGGTGAGCTGGATCCACCGCGGCGGACGGGCCGATCTGGTCGGTGATGACCGGGCTGGTGACAATGCGCCGTTGGTCGCCGCTGTCAAGGCCGCCCAGTGGCTGCCAGGCCAAGTCCAGGTGTTCATCCACGGTGAGGCCCAGACGGTCATGCACAACCTACGGCCCTACATCCGCAAGGAACGTGGCGTCGCCGCCAAATGGGCCGCGTCGATCTCGGGTTACTGGCGCCGCGGCCGCACCGAGGAAACGTTCCGGCAGTGGAAGGCCGAGCTGGCCAAAGCCGAGTCCGTCACCGCTGGCTGA
- a CDS encoding lactate 2-monooxygenase, which produces MAFGDYQLEIYLQGLAGVLPGLPMDCAGLEAKAQAAMPPSVWSYVAGGAGDERTQRVNRTAFDRWGLMPRMFNAHKDRDLSIELFGLRLPSPVFMAPIGVLGISSQDGHGDLAAARAAAKTGVPLMLSTLSEDPMEDVAAEFGDTPGFFQLYTPTDKELAASLVQRAEAAGFKAIVVTLDTWVPGWRPRDLATSNFPQLRGKCLANYTSDPVFRAGLAQPPEQNPQATVLRWVSVFGNPLTWDDLPWLRSLTTLPLIVKGICHPDDARRAKDGGVDAVYCSNHGGRQANGGLPAIDCLPGVVEAADGLPVLFDSGIRNGADIVKALALGATAVGVGRPYVYGLALGGADGVVHVLRSLLAEADLIMGVDGYPTLADLTPDALRRV; this is translated from the coding sequence ATGGCATTCGGCGACTACCAACTCGAGATCTACCTCCAGGGCCTTGCTGGTGTTTTGCCGGGGCTGCCGATGGACTGTGCGGGACTGGAAGCCAAGGCGCAGGCCGCCATGCCGCCATCGGTGTGGTCCTATGTCGCCGGTGGGGCCGGTGACGAACGCACCCAACGGGTCAACCGCACAGCGTTCGATCGGTGGGGCCTGATGCCGCGCATGTTCAATGCGCACAAGGACCGCGACCTGAGCATCGAACTGTTCGGCCTCAGGCTGCCGTCACCGGTGTTCATGGCCCCGATCGGGGTGCTCGGCATCAGCAGTCAGGACGGCCACGGCGACCTCGCCGCGGCCCGCGCAGCCGCGAAAACCGGTGTGCCGTTGATGCTTTCGACCCTGTCCGAGGACCCGATGGAAGATGTCGCCGCTGAATTCGGCGACACCCCGGGCTTTTTCCAGCTCTACACTCCAACTGACAAGGAGTTGGCGGCCAGTCTGGTGCAGCGCGCCGAGGCCGCAGGGTTCAAGGCCATCGTCGTCACGCTCGACACGTGGGTGCCGGGATGGCGCCCGCGCGACCTGGCTACATCGAACTTTCCGCAACTGCGTGGGAAGTGCCTGGCCAACTACACCAGTGACCCCGTGTTCCGCGCGGGGCTGGCCCAGCCGCCCGAACAGAACCCGCAGGCCACAGTGTTGCGCTGGGTGAGTGTGTTCGGGAATCCACTGACCTGGGACGACCTGCCGTGGTTGAGGTCGTTGACCACACTGCCGCTCATCGTCAAGGGCATCTGCCACCCGGACGACGCCCGGCGGGCCAAGGACGGGGGAGTCGACGCCGTCTACTGTTCCAACCATGGTGGACGCCAGGCCAACGGTGGTCTCCCCGCGATCGACTGTTTGCCAGGGGTGGTCGAGGCCGCCGACGGGCTGCCGGTGTTGTTCGACTCGGGTATCCGCAACGGCGCCGACATCGTCAAGGCGCTTGCCCTCGGTGCCACCGCGGTCGGTGTCGGCCGGCCTTACGTGTACGGGCTGGCGCTCGGTGGCGCGGACGGCGTCGTGCACGTTTTGCGTTCGCTGCTCGCCGAAGCCGATCTGATCATGGGCGTCGACGGGTATCCCACACTGGCCGATCTCACGCCCGACGCGCTGCGCCGAGTTTGA
- a CDS encoding tyrosine recombinase XerC, whose product MDTGGHERSDPELGTALDEFDEYLALQRGRSEHTRRAYLGDLRSLFDYTGGGLETLTLPTLRSWLAAQAGAGAARTTLARRTSSVKTFTSWACRRGLMASDPAARLQTPRSRRTLPAVLRQDQALDAMAALNSGAQQGDPLALRDRLIVEMLYATGIRVSELCGLDIDDIDHPRRVVRVLGKGNKQRTVPFGEPAQRALTAWLSDGRPALATADSGPALLLGARGGRLDPRQARTVVHQTMAAVDGAPDIGPHGLRHSAATHLLEGGADLRVVQELLGHSTLATTQLYTHVTVARLRAVHDQAHPRA is encoded by the coding sequence GTGGACACCGGCGGGCACGAGCGCAGCGACCCGGAGCTCGGGACTGCACTCGATGAGTTCGACGAGTACCTCGCGCTGCAGCGAGGCCGGTCCGAACACACCCGGCGGGCCTACCTTGGCGATCTGCGGTCGCTGTTCGACTACACGGGCGGCGGGCTGGAGACCCTGACCCTGCCGACCCTGCGGTCCTGGCTGGCCGCTCAGGCCGGCGCGGGGGCGGCGCGCACCACGCTGGCCCGCCGCACGTCGTCGGTCAAAACGTTCACCTCCTGGGCCTGCCGGCGCGGACTCATGGCCAGTGATCCGGCCGCGCGGCTGCAGACCCCTAGATCGCGTCGCACCCTACCGGCGGTACTGCGCCAGGATCAGGCCCTCGATGCCATGGCTGCGCTGAATTCAGGTGCACAGCAAGGAGATCCGTTAGCACTGCGGGATCGGTTGATCGTCGAGATGCTCTACGCCACCGGTATCCGGGTCAGCGAGTTGTGCGGGCTGGACATCGATGACATCGACCACCCGCGGCGGGTCGTGCGGGTTCTGGGCAAGGGCAACAAGCAGCGCACCGTACCGTTCGGTGAACCTGCCCAGCGGGCGTTGACCGCATGGCTCTCCGACGGGCGGCCCGCACTGGCCACAGCTGACTCTGGTCCGGCGCTGCTACTCGGGGCTCGCGGTGGACGACTCGACCCGCGTCAGGCCCGCACCGTGGTGCACCAGACCATGGCAGCGGTCGATGGCGCGCCCGACATCGGTCCGCACGGCCTGCGGCACAGCGCGGCCACTCACCTGCTGGAGGGCGGCGCCGATCTGCGTGTCGTCCAGGAGCTGCTCGGCCACTCCACGCTGGCGACCACGCAGCTCTACACCCATGTCACCGTGGCACGGTTGCGCGCGGTGCACGATCAAGCGCATCCGCGGGCCTGA
- a CDS encoding M23 family metallopeptidase, which translates to MKTLAVVLTVAALTWPVTARADDGRLQWPVTPRPTVTRGFDAPAPNWNRGHRGVDLAGTVGQSIYAAGAGTVIFAGMLAGRPVVSIAHPGGLHTSYEPVQAAVRVGQLVTSGQLLGELAAGHPGCPVAACLHWGAMWGPAARADYVDPLGLLAESPIRLKPLAP; encoded by the coding sequence ATGAAGACGCTGGCTGTCGTCCTGACGGTCGCGGCGCTGACCTGGCCGGTTACCGCACGAGCCGACGACGGGCGGCTGCAGTGGCCCGTGACGCCGCGGCCGACGGTCACTCGTGGATTCGACGCGCCGGCGCCGAACTGGAACCGCGGCCACCGGGGCGTCGATCTGGCCGGGACGGTTGGGCAATCCATCTACGCCGCCGGCGCGGGCACAGTGATCTTCGCCGGAATGCTCGCCGGGCGTCCCGTGGTGTCCATCGCGCATCCGGGTGGGCTGCACACCAGTTACGAGCCGGTGCAGGCCGCGGTGCGGGTGGGACAACTCGTGACCTCCGGGCAGCTGCTCGGCGAGCTGGCCGCGGGCCATCCCGGGTGTCCGGTTGCCGCATGCCTGCATTGGGGTGCGATGTGGGGTCCGGCAGCGCGAGCCGATTACGTCGATCCGCTGGGGCTGCTTGCGGAATCCCCAATTCGACTCAAACCGCTCGCCCCCTGA
- the rpsB gene encoding 30S ribosomal protein S2: MAVVTMKQLLDSGTHFGHQTRRWNPKMKRFIFTDRNGIYIIDLQQTLTYIDKAYEFVKETVAHGGSVLFVGTKKQAQESIADEATRVGMPYVNQRWLGGMLTNFSTVHKRLQRLKELEAMEQTGGFEGRTKKEILMLTREKNKLERSLGGIRDMQKVPSAIWVVDTNKEHLAVNEAIKLGIPVIAILDTNCDPDQVNYPIPGNDDAIRSAALLTKVIASAVAEGLQARAGQGGAKQDAEGAEPLAEWEQELLAGAAATPAEGGAEGAPASESSTDAS; this comes from the coding sequence ATGGCTGTTGTAACCATGAAGCAGCTGCTCGACAGCGGCACCCACTTCGGGCATCAGACGCGGCGCTGGAACCCCAAGATGAAGCGGTTCATCTTCACCGACCGCAACGGCATCTACATCATCGACCTGCAGCAGACGCTGACCTACATCGACAAGGCGTACGAGTTCGTCAAGGAAACCGTCGCCCACGGTGGCAGCGTGCTGTTCGTCGGCACCAAGAAGCAGGCGCAGGAATCCATCGCCGATGAGGCCACCCGCGTCGGCATGCCGTACGTGAACCAGCGCTGGCTGGGCGGCATGCTCACCAACTTCTCCACCGTGCACAAGCGCCTGCAGCGCCTCAAGGAGCTCGAGGCCATGGAGCAGACCGGTGGCTTCGAGGGTCGTACCAAGAAGGAAATCCTCATGCTCACGCGTGAGAAGAACAAGCTTGAGCGCAGCCTCGGCGGTATCCGCGACATGCAGAAGGTGCCGTCGGCGATCTGGGTCGTCGACACCAACAAGGAGCACCTGGCGGTCAACGAGGCCATCAAGCTGGGCATCCCGGTCATCGCGATCCTCGACACCAACTGCGACCCCGACCAGGTCAACTACCCGATCCCGGGCAACGACGACGCGATCCGCTCAGCAGCGCTGCTGACCAAGGTGATCGCCTCCGCGGTTGCCGAGGGTCTGCAGGCCCGCGCCGGCCAGGGTGGGGCCAAGCAGGACGCCGAAGGTGCCGAGCCGCTCGCCGAGTGGGAGCAGGAGTTGCTCGCCGGGGCGGCCGCGACACCTGCCGAGGGCGGTGCCGAAGGTGCTCCCGCATCTGAATCATCCACTGACGCTTCCTGA